One Clostridiales bacterium DNA segment encodes these proteins:
- a CDS encoding low molecular weight protein arginine phosphatase has translation MKSVLFVCTGNTCRSVMAEAIMKKIIAEKNMDDKIQASSAGIFVVPNDRASFQAVEVMGEYGINNIKGQKARQINFSILNDASVVLTMTAGHKKLLLDRYPVFKDKIFTLIEYADGREGDIEDPYGRGIEVYRRCASELKKYLAKIVYKLGYAW, from the coding sequence ATGAAAAGTGTTTTATTTGTATGCACGGGTAATACATGTAGAAGCGTTATGGCGGAAGCCATAATGAAAAAAATCATAGCGGAAAAAAACATGGATGATAAAATACAGGCCTCTTCAGCGGGAATATTTGTAGTCCCGAACGATAGGGCATCATTTCAGGCTGTTGAAGTTATGGGCGAATATGGTATTAATAATATAAAAGGCCAGAAGGCAAGACAGATAAATTTTTCTATTTTGAATGATGCGTCTGTGGTGCTGACAATGACTGCAGGCCATAAAAAGCTGCTTCTTGACAGGTATCCTGTTTTTAAAGATAAAATTTTTACGCTGATAGAATATGCGGATGGCCGTGAAGGCGACATCGAGGACCCTTATGGGCGGGGTATCGAAGTGTACAGAAGATGTGCAAGTGAGCTGAAAAAATATTTGGCGAAGATAGTTTATAAGTTGGGATATGCCTGGTAA